CCCAGGATAAGCGTTAAAGATGGCAATGACCGTGGGGATTTCTCGCATTACTCTAATTATTCCTGAAGGCATGTCGCTCAAATCAAAAAGAAAGGTTGTAAAAAGCCTTGTGGAAAGATGCCGTAACAGGTTTAACGCTTCCGTTGCAGAAGTGGATGATCATGATCTTTACCAGAAAACCACTCTTGCTATTGCTGTAGTTGGCAAGGATGGACGCACAGTAAATACCATCCTTGATAAAATCACCGAATATGTGGATTCGCTCAAACTGGCGGAAATTATCGACCAGGAAATAGAGCTTATCCATTATTGAGAGGATAAATTATGAGAAAATATCCCCGAAAACTACGGGTTGCTGATTTAATTAAAGAGGAAATAGCAGAAATTCTTCACCGCAAGGTGAAGGATCCTCGCATCCAGGGAATTACCGTTACGGAAGTTCGGATGACGGACGATCTCAAGGAAGCAACTGTTTTCTACTGCGAAACGTTTCATAAAAGTGACCGAGCAGAATTAAAAGTAGCAATGGAAAGTGCCGCTGGATTCATACGCCGTGAATTGGCGGAGCGCATTCATCTGCGATCTATACCAAGACTTTCTTTTGTCTATGATGATTCTTTCGATCACAGCGAGCGAATCGGATGGATTTTGAACTCGCTTAAATCCAAAGACGAACAGGGCCAGTTATGATGTTAACACTCCCTAAAAACCAAGCGCACAATCAACTAAGGTTTGCAATGTCCCAGGATGACGAAGCCAATATTAAAAAAGTAGCTGATGTGCTAGAAAATGGGAAATTTTACCTTCTGGTGACTCATTTCAATCCGGATGGAGACGCAGTTGGATCGATGCTTGCTCTTCAAGCTGTTCTAAAAGGTATGGGGAAAAAAGTTAAAAGCTACTGTGAAAGCGGCATTCCACCAACTTTTCGTTTTCTTGAAGGAGCACAGGAAGTTACTAACGATCCAGAGGAAATTTCCCACCTTGAAGTTGACACAGTGGTGTTTCTTGATTGCGGCTCTATCGACCGAGGTGGCAAAAAGCTATTAAATTTCCTCGACTCGTCAAAACTTGTTGTAAATATAGATCACCACGTCCACGAACATCCATTTGGAGATGTCTTCTGGGTAAAATCATCCGCCAGTAGCACATGCGAAATGCTTTTTGATATTTTCCATTTCATGAATATTTCTCTCACGCCACCTGTATCAACATGTCTTTATACTGGCATCTTAACTGATACGGGATCTTTTCAATTCTCAAACACTTCTCAGAAGGTTCTGGAAATTGCCGCATCATTGGCAAGTTCCGGGGCAGCCCCTCACAAGATAGCCCAGCAGATTTTTGAATCCTGCTCTCCGCAGAAGTTGTTGTTGCTTGGAAAAGTTCTGGAGACTCTTCGCTACCACAAAAACTATTCTATTGCTACCGCTCGACTTACGAGAAAAATGCTAAGCGAAACGGGAGCCAGCGTTCACGATGGTGAAGGTTTTGTTAACATGCTGAGGCAGGTTGCAACCGTTAAAGTAGCTGTGTTGTTCAGAGAAGACGAGAACGGGCTTATCCACGTAGGACTGAGATCAAAGGGATCTGTGGATGTAGCAAGGTTTGCCAGACAATTTGGGGGAGGAGGACACATCAACGCATCAGCCTGCAGAATAGATGGGCAAATCGATCAAGTAGAAGCTGTTATTATTCCTTCACTGGAATCGTATATTGACGAGAGTGAGCAGAGCGAGGGCAAATGATGGTGAGATCCCCCTTCCTGGTTGATGGCATAATGATAGTCCATAAACCGGTGAATATGACATCGTTTGAAGTGGTGCGGCGAGTCAAACAGTGGCTCAAGCCTAAAAAAATTGGTCATGGGGGAACTCTTGATCCTTTTGCTGAAGGACTTTTGGTGCTTCTCATAAATAGCGGCACGAAAATTGCCGATCAATTTTTAGATGATGATAAAGTTTATGAATTTACTCTGCTTTTTGGCCACGAAACAGACACTCTGGATCGCACAGGCAAAACTGTTTACTTCTATGACGGTCCACCTGTGGATCAACAGAAACTTGAAGAAGCTTTACAAAAATTCAAAGGCACCTTCTTGCAAAAGATCCCGGCCTATGCGGCAGCGAGAGTCAAGGGAGAAAGGCTGTATAAGCTGGCAAGAAAGGGAATAACAGTGGAAGCTCCACTTAAGGAAGTAACTGTATATGAACTGGAACTACTTCAGCATGAATGGCCTAGAGCTAAACTAAGAGCGAGATGTTCCAAAGGCACCTACGTGCGCCAGCTAGGAGCTGATATCGCCAGAACCTTAGGCTGCTACGGAACGTTGGAACATTTGGTCAGGACACAAAGCGGGCGATTTTCTCTAAAAGACGCCTGGACTCTAGAAGAGATCAAAGAAAACATTGAAGCCGGAAACATTCACAGGCTTATCATAAATCTTGCCGACGCTTTAGATCATCTGCCTGCTTTGTCAATAGAGGATGAAGATATTGAACGACTTAAACACGGTCAGATCCGTAAAAATCTTGAAATCAAAGCAGAAGGACTGGCAAATCCTGACAACATACCTGTCAGGATATTAAACACATCAGGGGACACCTTGCTAGCCTTATGGTGGCCCAGGCAAACAAACAATCAAAGACGTCAATTAAAAGTATTAGTGTAACTTCCATGTGAAAGGAGGAAGAAACCGTGACATTGACCCCAGAAAGGAAAAAGGAAATCATCGAAACATTCAAAATTCACCCAACTGATACAGGATCTCCAGAAGTCCAGATCGCTCTTCTGACTGAAAGGATCCGGTATCTTACCGAACATTTCAAAGTTCACAAAAAAGACTATCACTCAAGACGAGGGCTCCTTAAGCTAGTCGGCCAGAGAAGAAAGCTCTTGAATTACCTTAAATCACGAGACATGAATCGTTACCTAAGCCTTATCGATCGATTGGGATTGAGAGGCTAAACAGAAAAAATTTAGACTCAAAGCTTAAAGGAGCATAAACAAGGTATGAACACAGCAAGTATTGCTGTATCGGCAGAGGTAGGGAGTCGAATCCTTACCATAGAAACCGGGCACGTTGCCCGACAGGCAAGCGGTGCAGTATGGATTCGATATGGTGACACGGTGGTTTTGGTCGCGGCGGTTCGAGATGAAAAAACAAGAGAAGGGGTGGATTTCGTCCCGCTCATGGTTGATTATCAGGAAATGAGTTACGCGGCTGGGAAAATCCCTGGTGGATTCTTCCGCCGTGAAATCGGACGTCCCAGTGAAAAAGAGGTGCTCACGTCGCGACTTATTGACCGCCCCATAAGACCGCTCTTTCCAAAGGGCTACAGCCACGACATTCAAATTATAGCTACCGTTCTATCAGTCGATCAGGAAAATGAACCAGATGTGCTAGCTATAACTGGCGCCTCGGCAGCTCTCCACATTTCGGACATTCCTTTCCTGGGTCCCATAGGGGCGGTAAGGATAGGAAGAGTTGACGGAAATTTTGTTATTAATCCGAGCATAGAACAACTCAGTAAGAGCGATATCAATCTGGTAGTGGCTGGCACAAAAGAAGCTATCGTTATGGTAGAAGGTGGAGCGCACTATGTGCCAGAAGAAGACCTGCTGGAAGCTCTGGAACTGGCTCATAAAGCCATTCAACCCATGATTGACATTCAGGAAGAGCTTCGACAAAAGATAGGGCATCCTAAACAAACTTGTATTGTCTCTGAAAAGCCCCAAGAACTGGTGGAAGCAGTAAAGGCTATAGCTTTGGAATCGATTCGAGAAGTAATGACTACGCCTGAAAAGATGCTTCGGAAGGAAAAAAAGAAAGCTCTTCACGAACAGGTTGTATCTTCGCTGGCTGAAAGTTATCCCGATTCTCAGAAAGAGATCGAAGAGATCCTTGAAGAGTTGGAGCGGGATGTGGTGCGAAAGATGATGGTTGATGAAGGGCGACGTATTGATGGACGTGGAATGAGCGACATCAGGCCTATTGAAATTGCGGTAGGCGTTCTGCCTCGAACCCATGGTTCAGCCATATTCCGTCGCGGGGAGACTCAAGTCCTGGCCGTGACAACTCTAGGTTCTTCGTCCGATGAGCAAAAAATAGAAGCTCTTACAGGGGAAACCTTCAAGTCATTCATGCTCCATTACAACTTTCCGCCTTTCTGTGTAGGCGAAGTCAAGCCTCTACGAGGACCCAGCAGGCGTGAGATTGGACATGGAGCTCTAGCCGAAAGAGCCGTGCAGCCCATTCTTCCTGACTCCGAAACTTTTCCCTACACCATTAGAGTTGTTTCGGAAGTGCTGGAATCGAACGGCTCTAGCTCAATGGCCACTGTCTGCGGCGCTACTCTTTCTCTTATGGACGCCGGAGTTCCTGTAAAAGACATGGTTGCAGGTATTGCCATGGGGCTAGTTAAGGAAGGCGACAAAGTAGCTATTCTAACCGATATAATTGGGGATGAGGATCATCTCGGTGATATGGACTTCAAGGTAACAGGCAATGACCGAGGTGTAACGGCTCTCCAGATGGACATTAAGATTTCTGGCATTACTAGAGAAATTATGCGGAAAGCTCTTGAGGAAGCCAGAAGAGCCCGACTCGCTATTCTCGAAAAGATGCGCTCGGTTATAAGCGCTCCAAGGCCAGAGCTTTCCCCTTACGCTCCAAGAGTAGCCGTTACTCAGATCCCCACTGAAAAAATCAGGGATCTGATCGGACCAGGTGGTAAAGTAATCAAACAGATCATAGCGGAGACGGGAACCAAGATAGATGTTGGAGAAGATGGGCGAGTGGTTATCATGGGTTTGAATCCCGAAGCCTGTCAGAAGGCTTTAGACAGGGTCAAGCTAATAATGCTGGAGCCAGAGGTCGGACAAATCTACACGGCAAAGATCACAAGAATTACTGACTTTGGTGCTTTTGCTGAAATTCGCCCAAATCTTGAAGGCCTTATTCACATTTCTCAGCTTGATACCAGGCGAGTCAAAAATGTAAGCGACGTAGTAAAAGAAGGCGATGAGGTGCTTGTTAAAGTTATAGAAATTGATAAGGATGGGCGGTTCAAGCTGAGTAGAAAAGCTGTTATGGAGCAAGTCACATCAGAACATCGACACCATCAACCAAGAAAACGTTAGGAAACTATGGCGGAAAAAACGGTTCTTCCAAGCGGCATTCGTGTAGTTACAGAAAAGATTCCTTTTTCCCATGTAGTATCCGTTGGATTCTGGATCAATGCTGGTTCCAGAGATGAGGAACCAGCGAGAGAAGGAATCACCCATTTTCTAGAACACATGCTATTCAAAGGAACCAAGCGGCGAACAACTAAAGAAATTGCCAAAGAACTGGACGCTCTTGGGGGATACTCCAACGCATTCACAACCAAGGAAAATCTTTGTATATACGGCAAGGTGCTGGATAAGCACCTGCCAAGACTTATAGATGTCTTTCAGGATATTCTCCTTGAGTCTTGTTTTGATTCAGAAGAGTTAGACCGTGAGCGACAGGTTATAATTCAAGAAATCAACATGATCGAAGACTCACCCGAAGACTATATTCATACGCTCTTTTGCGAAAAATTCTGGGCAGGTCATCCCCTTGGACATCCTGTATGTGGCTATAAATCTTCGGTTCTGTCTATGAGTAGAGAAGACCTGCTAAGTTTCAAAGACAGCATAATCCATCCTGAACAGCTAGTAATAACTGCCGCAGGAAATGTGGATCATGATCAGTTCATCGGTTTGGTAGAGCCGGCTTTAGGTAATCTCAAGCCTAACGGTCAGAGTCGCACTCAAAGATCCTGCCCAAAACGCAATGTATTCCGGGAAGCTATTTTCAAAAAACTCGAACAACTCCATATTTGCATCGGCACTCAGGGTGTTTCTCTGAAGGATCCATCACGGTTCCTGGCTTACGTCTTCAATATGGTTTTGGGAAATAGTATGAGCAGTCGTCTTTTTCAAGAAGTGCGAGAAAAGCGGGGACTTGCTTATTCCATTTATTCTTTCCTTAACATTTACGAAGATACCGGAATGTTTGGTATTTACGCCGCTGTAGAACCATCCAAAGCCGATGAATTACTCCAGGTTGTTATAAATGAACTGGAAAAAATCAGAAGTAATGGAATCAGCGAAAGTGAACTCTCCAGAGCAAAGGATTGCTTTGTGGGAAGCCTTTATTTGAACATGGATGGGACAGACGCTTACATGAATCGGCTTGCAAAAAATGAAATCGTTCATGGGCGGGATATACCTCCGGAAGAAATCGAGGCTCAAATTCTGGCGATATCGCTGGATGATATGAGTCAATGGTTAAGGTCTCTACCCCTTATTGACGATCTTTCCATGCTTTTACTCGGACCTATAAGAAACAAAGATTTTGATAAATTAATTCGCCTACTGCAGTCCTGATAGGAATTTCTGGAATGGAATCAACCTGTTATAAAAAGGTTTAATTTATGGGAACACTTTGTTTCCAGGTTTTGTCAAGTGGATCATCCGGAAACGCCTGTCTCGTATGGACAAACAACACCTGTATCCTCATAGATGCAGGGCTTTCTGTTAAAGCCCTTAAAGAAAGAATGAAAACGTCATCTATAGATCCATCTCAACTTGATGCCGTTGTGGTTTCTCATGAACACTACGACCATGTGCGTGGACTCGGTCCCCTAAGCCGTATGTATAATCTGGAAGTCTATATTTCACCGGAAACATTTCAAAGCCTTCCTGCCAAGACCAACAATATTCCAAGAAAAAGGTTTTTTACGCGAGGCAAACCCTTTGAAATTGGGGACTTAACTATTCTTCCCTTTGCTCTTCCTCACGATGCTTCAGATCCCACCGGTTTTGTTATCGCCAATGGGATCACCAGACTTGCTATATGCACCGACCTTGGAACGCCTACAAACCTCGTAAAATCCTGCATCAGCAAGTGTCAGGCAATTATTCTAGAATCCAATCACGACGTTGAAATGCTCCAAAACGGTCCCTACCCTATCCACCTCAAGCAACGCATAAGAAGTCGAGTCGGTCATCTTTCAAACGATCAGGCATTAGAACTGTGCCGTGAAATTTCCCACCAGGAACTAGAAGTGCTGTGTTTGGCTCACCTTAGCAAAATTAATAATTCGAAGGATCTCGTGATGAACAACATAGTATCAACTCTTCGGAATCAACCTCAGTGGCGTTGTGTTCAGTTTTTCATTGCAGAACAGGATGAACCTCTAGCTGCCATAAAGCTTTAGGACCTTTCAGATTATGGAACAACATTCCCGAAGGTTTATTTATTGTGATTGTTTCTCTGGCGCCAGTGGGGATATGTTTCTTGGTGCATTGTTAGATTTAGGAGCGTCTCTAGATAACGTCAATGATGCTCTTGGAAATCTTTTGAACGGTGCTGTGGAAGTTGAAATCCGGAAAGAAAGGCGAGGAAGCCTCTGGGGAACGAGAGCGCTCGTAAGAATCAAAAACTCTTCTCAACAACACCACAGAACCTATCGTTCCATACAAGTTCTACTCGAGAAAAGTTCACTTCCTGACTGGGTCATATCAAAAGCAATAGAGATTTTTAGAATCATAGCCGAAGTTGAAAGCTCCATTCATAATACGTCCTTAGAAGACGTTCACTTTCACGAAGTGGGCGCTTTGGATTCAATAGCGGATATTGTGGGAAGCTTAATGGCTCTATTCAACCTTGGAATCTACGAACTAAAATCTTCACCTCTACCTATGAACACAACCGGAACAATAATGACAGAACACGGCATCATACCTCTTCCCGCACCAGCGACACTGGATATTCTAAAAGGCGTTCCGGTTTATGGAGTAGAAACAACTCGAGAACTCGTTACCCCAACTGGAGCCGCCATTCTAAGGGCTCTTTCTACACATTTTGGTCCTATTCCACCATGTAAAATCGAGCGAATTGGTTACGGCGTGGGAAGTCATCCAGCTTCTCATCCACCGAATATGTTAAGATTGCTTATAGCATCACCCACTTGCGCCAGAATAGCGGAAGAACTCGTGGTTATAGAAGCCAATATTGACGATATGCCTCCGGAATTATACGAACACGCAATGGAAAAACTTTTTACTTGCGGTGCCATGGATGTATGGTTGACTCCTATCATCATGAAGAAAAACCGACCTGCTGCAACTATTTCTGTGCTTTGCCCACCTGCTCTGAAAGACATCTTGGAAAATATTCTGTTTTTGGAAACCACGACGGCGGGAGTAAGGACTTACAGTATCTCCAGAATTGCTTTGAACCGCAGAGAAGGCTCTATCAACACCCCCTGGGGAGATGTAAAAGTGAAAGTCTTTGATGAACCAGACGGTTCGAAGCGGCTTGTGCCCGAATACGAATCATGCCGAGAGATTTCAAAACGTTACGGAATCCCGATCTTAAAAATCTATTCATACTGTTTTTCTAGATCTCCGGAAGATGTCAAATAATCGGGACAGGGGCGTTCAGTTTGATCGATCCCCTCCCACACCACCCGGCATGCGGGTCCGAACCGGGCAGTTCGAGAAGTTGAGCAGGCAGCTACTACGGCATCTGCTGACTTCTCGCTCTGGCTCTCCACCGTCACCCTTTCAGGCACATGTAGGGGCGACGCATGCGTCGCCCTAAGTAAGGACTTAAAAAAGCAGTTCTTATGGAATTTCCTGGATCAAGATTCCAGCTTTGTGTTCTTCACGCCATAAAGGGAGCTTTGAGAAAGGAAGCCCCTTCCAAACCCTCCCCGTCAAAGGGGAGGGAGAGGAAGTCCCCCCGTTGACGGGGGGATTTGGGGGGTAACAGAGCATCAAACCGGGAAGAAGCCAGGCAGGCTCTTATTGAGTTCAAGGAAAGATGGAGAAAAATATATCCTGAGGTAGTAAAAAGGTGGGAAGAGAATTTTAACAGCCTCACTACCTTTATGGATTATCCTCAGAAAATCAGGAGATTCATTTACACTACCAATCAATTGGAAAGGCTTATGAAGGAAATCAAAAGAAGAAGCAAGGTTATAGAGGTTTTTTCTGAGCCAGAGGCTGTTTACAAAGTGGTTTATCTGGGTATTACTGAATATGAACGAAAGGTACAGTCAGAAAAGCTTATCAGGATTCCGGGAAGCCATTTCTAAACTCAGGAAAGCCTCTTCCCCTGCAGACACACTTGACTAAACACTATGAACATGGGCGATCTTACGCCTTATTGTCCAGCGCTTGCCATATACCAAACTCTTTCACTTCAAAATCAAGCATTTCTCGCACTAAGCTTCCAGGGGTAAAACAGATGCCGCTAAACGAGACATGCTGACCGACATGACGACGACGGGGATTGTCTGATCGCCACTCACGGCCTACTAATGGCTCTACGTCACCGGCGACCGGCAGGTCTGCGGTCAGAGTGTGAGCTAGCAAGCGTCCATCAGCTGGCGAGTGGATAATTGGAACATCACCCCCTCCTTCAAATGTAGCTAAGCCGTCAAAAATACGTTCATCAGCAGACAGCTCAGCAATCACCAATTCGACATCTCCCCAACCATACCCGCGCTCGCCGCCCATTTGCAGCCGCTTGAGAGCCGACTGCCAATTCAAAGTACAACCATCTCTTTCAAACACATAGCCTCTTAGAAATACCGCTTCACCGGTATCTAACGTGTTAGGAGAGATGAACTCAACCTCGTGCAACGTTCCCTCCGCGGCGGATTGCTGTGGATAGGAGAGAGCGGTCCCCTGATAGCTGCTGAGAAAGCGGCGGCGAAAAGTGGTTTCGTTCTCCCACGGCCACGCCACCCGGTAGGCATCTTCCGATCTCAGTGCCGGGTAGAAATAGGTAAAGGCCAAATCCCGATGGACTTGACCTCCAATCCTCCGGTAATCTTGCAAGTTAGTCGCTGGGCCATGACCTTGGACCGCATCGCGCGTCAGGCGCATCGTCAGCGCGCCCCACAGTGCGCGGCCGGTGACGTAAGGACGGGCGCATTGCAAGTTGCCGATCTTTCCCCAACCAACGTGCATGGGGGTGCGGAGGCGAAAGATTACCTCGTAGGCCTGCCAAGTCATAATACCCTCCTCAACTGCGCGCTTTGGCCCCATAGCGGGCGTAGATCAGCATCTGTTCCAGGGTCTCTTTAACCAGCAGCAAGCGTTCCAGGTCAACTGTCACTTTGTCGCTGATATGGCGCAACACCTTCTCGGCGCTGCTATCTTCGGGTTTGCCCCAGCCAAAGTTCAGTCCAGCCAGTAAATTAAGCATCTCTTCGACCACCACGCGGCCGTTTTCCTTTTCTTTCGCAAACAGGTAGAGAAAGCAAGCATAGACACCGTTCTCCTGAAGCACGCCCAAGGCTTTGGTAACGGTATTGTCCACGTCGCTGGCCTTTTTATCCGCCGTGCTGTTAATAATCGCTTGTGCATGCTTTGCCGCCAGCCGATCCAGGTTGAGTTGTGTGGTGTTGCTCATTTTCATTTCTCCTTGCCATAGGCTTGTTCCAGAGGCTCGCCAACAATAGCCAACCGACCAAAGCCGCGCGTGCCCATGCCACCCACGCCCAGCCATTCGATCATCTGCAATCCGGCTTTCACGACCTGCAACGGACCAGACCACTGCTGATTGCCGGGCAATACGTTTCCTTTTGCGGTTTTCTTCTGACAGTGTTGAGATAGTGGCCAGGCATCACGATAATCATCCAGAACCACCTCCATCGTCAGAAAGGTGGCACGAGGCAGCGCCTCGTAGGTGAACAGGGCCTTGTCTTCCGCTGCGCCTCTCTCTGGGTCTATGGCCACCGATGTGCGAACTTCCAGGTTGCTGTTGACTACTTGACTGAAGAACGCGTCTTGTACCAGAACGATGTGGCTGGCCACTGCCTTCCAGCGTTCTTGATCCTTCCATTTGTCCGGCGCACCCACAGTAACTTTGCCGGCCACATTGACCATCAGCCAGCCCAGATTGAGCGCATTTGTCCGTTCCCAGGTTAAAAAGGCTTCGCCGAAATTGGGTTCTTGAGCAAGGTCTTGCTCGCCCTTTTTAACGCTAAAGCCGGCGTCTTTCAACCGACCCCAAGTTGTCACCCACACCGGTCCGGCCATCGAATGGACTGGAAAGAGCAGCACGTGGGCGTCAAAGACGTTGACCACGCCAGAATAGGCTGTCGTTTTTTCCTCGTCGCCACTTTTGTCTTTCTTAATATAGCCAAAGGTATAGCAGACCGGGTTTTTATCCGGTTCCTTCACTTTGTCTTGACTCTGCCCAGCGGCTTCGGGGGTCTCGTAGAGCTGGGCTGCGTAAGAGCGGGCTGGTGCCCGGGATTTTGGGAATGCGCGTGCCAGGTTCCCGCACGATGCTGTTGTCTACCCGCCCCAGACGGTAGCCGCCGGTACCGATGTGGACCGGATCGGTGGTCATAAGCAAGTAGCGTTGTCGTTTGTAGGTTGCCATCTATGCCTCCTTATTCTTTCAGGATTTCCATATGCAATTCGGCCAGGTCGGTCAACTCTCCGCGGACGCCGGCCTGGATGAGTTTTTCTTGCCATTCAGTAGGGAATTTCTGCCATTCCCACTGGGCACCGGCTAAAGTGTCGGCCACGAATTGTCGGAAGACGTCGTCTTTGGTAGACGCGCCACCGGCATCCTGCCCGTACCACATCTCGCGGGTAGCTTCGATGGTGCGGATCACCTGGTGACGTTGGGTTTTGGTCAGACGCTTCATGCAGTTCCACAGACCCTCCAGCCGGTCCAGGTCTTCCAGGTAGTAAGGTCGGGTGCGGCGGGGCCGTCGGCCTTCCTCGTCGTAATGGATTTCAAAGCGGCGGGCGGTGGTGTCGAGGAATTCGAAGTCGAAGGTGGAAGGCCAGACATAAATCACCTCCCCTTCGCGCAGATCGCCAGCGTGGACAATCCAACACGCTTCAGCCGGCCAGTCAATCTTGACTGCACGCCGCTGTGCGTCATCCACCTTCTTGTCGTCGCCTCTCGTATCCAAAAAAATGTAAGGATACCACTGGTCCTCAGTCATTCCGTCATTCATCCGCAATGGAATGCGCCACCGTATTTGATGACCGTTACGCTTGATATCCAAGGTTACTTCTGAAGACTGTCCGTTGACCGACGATTCGATCGTCCATCGTTGTGCCATCGTCCGACAATCAAGCATCGCTCGGCCGGCATCCAAAACGGCGCGGATAGGAGTTCGGCGGCTGGCGTATACAACGCCCAAGTGTATTGGTAAGCGATCACGCACTTTTCCCATCTCTCGCTCGTATTTTTCTTTAATGTTGCGTAAAACATCAAGGGATTTGTCGGCAGATACGATGATCATAAAGGTCTGCGGCTCTGCAAGGATGGGAATGAGAGTAGCATAAGCATCTTGTTGATATTCCACTTGAACAATGTGAACGCATGCAAGTAGATTTCTGTTGCTCTGCCTTGTTCCAGCGTCTGGATTCCGCAAAACAGGCCGGCAGCCATTGGCGACAAATTCTTTTTGCAAGTACTCTTCGACAAAAATAGCCGCTGTTGCCGGATCGCCGTATATCGCTGGTTCAGCACCCAACTGGTGGGCGATGTATCCGAGATTGTCGGCGCTGAGGAGATAACCGGCGGCATCGTCATTCCGGGCCGGGATCCAAACCACGCTCAGATTGGTTACACCCAGCACAAGGTCGTAAACGTGGAAAGGCCCCAAGTCCGGTACAGAGTCAAGGAA
This genomic interval from Thermodesulforhabdaceae bacterium contains the following:
- a CDS encoding transposase, giving the protein MGGNRASNREEARQALIEFKERWRKIYPEVVKRWEENFNSLTTFMDYPQKIRRFIYTTNQLERLMKEIKRRSKVIEVFSEPEAVYKVVYLGITEYERKVQSEKLIRIPGSHF
- the larC gene encoding nickel pincer cofactor biosynthesis protein LarC, which translates into the protein MEQHSRRFIYCDCFSGASGDMFLGALLDLGASLDNVNDALGNLLNGAVEVEIRKERRGSLWGTRALVRIKNSSQQHHRTYRSIQVLLEKSSLPDWVISKAIEIFRIIAEVESSIHNTSLEDVHFHEVGALDSIADIVGSLMALFNLGIYELKSSPLPMNTTGTIMTEHGIIPLPAPATLDILKGVPVYGVETTRELVTPTGAAILRALSTHFGPIPPCKIERIGYGVGSHPASHPPNMLRLLIASPTCARIAEELVVIEANIDDMPPELYEHAMEKLFTCGAMDVWLTPIIMKKNRPAATISVLCPPALKDILENILFLETTTAGVRTYSISRIALNRREGSINTPWGDVKVKVFDEPDGSKRLVPEYESCREISKRYGIPILKIYSYCFSRSPEDVK
- a CDS encoding RAMP superfamily CRISPR-associated protein; the encoded protein is MARAFPKSRAPARSYAAQLYETPEAAGQSQDKVKEPDKNPVCYTFGYIKKDKSGDEEKTTAYSGVVNVFDAHVLLFPVHSMAGPVWVTTWGRLKDAGFSVKKGEQDLAQEPNFGEAFLTWERTNALNLGWLMVNVAGKVTVGAPDKWKDQERWKAVASHIVLVQDAFFSQVVNSNLEVRTSVAIDPERGAAEDKALFTYEALPRATFLTMEVVLDDYRDAWPLSQHCQKKTAKGNVLPGNQQWSGPLQVVKAGLQMIEWLGVGGMGTRGFGRLAIVGEPLEQAYGKEK